In Hyperolius riggenbachi isolate aHypRig1 chromosome 10, aHypRig1.pri, whole genome shotgun sequence, a genomic segment contains:
- the LOC137534760 gene encoding zinc finger protein 271-like isoform X1 — MLKNGTPLRSPGGSSNRNPPERCTGPLYSQNCTQEDHTIPHHYQTKNQITVKAEVKEDEEEMYMRGDEQSAEEGDDLQVTVKEEAEETCVMGDQQSMEDEEMRTIKIEEEETCVSSDQHCMEDGIIRVIIKEEELSVDIDRDGQDVGNNSEGRFVSTPDDTAEDNGVTQYSPGGNLIAGNKHSKNSSLVRHQKVHPDKRPFSCSECEKRFCQKRALLTHQRAHTGERPFSCSVCDKGFTRKAELIKHQRIHTGERPFCCSECGKGFISKGDLLRHHRTHTGERPHSCSQCGKGFHCKADLLAHHKSHIGEFPFSCSECGKGFMQNASLFRHQKTHTGERPFSCSQCGKGFTQKEHLLTHQRIHTGERPFSCAECGKCFTEKGSLFRHQKIHTGERPFSCSECGKAFSEKGRLLAHQKGHSGERSFSCSECGKHFLRKECLLRHQRRHAGDYPFSCLNCGKGFMNRAQLLIHQNSHTGERPFSCSVCGKDFISKGNLVAHQKSHTGERNFTCSECGKDFTSKASLLTHLRSHTGERPFSCTVCGKSFIHKGEFIKHQRRHTGDHSCTCSECGKGFMSKADLRTHQYIHTGERRFKCSECGKGFIHKRHLLVHQRVHTGEQPFSCSECGKRFIHKYSLLKHQKGHADGRTFSCADCGKSYVDNRDLLRHRKIHTAERFSCSECGKSFVYKRDLLTHHRIHTGERPFSCSECGESFTWKRTLIQHQKTHAC; from the exons ATGTTGAAGAATGGGACACCCCTCAGATCACCGG gtggatccagtaacagaaacccaccagagagatgtacaggtcctctttattcccagaattgtacacaggaagatcacaccatcccccaccattatcag ACTAAAAATCAGATCACTGTAAAAGCTGAGgtcaaagaagatgaagaagagatgtATATGAGAGGTGATGAGCAGTCTGCAGAGGAGGGTGACGACCTACAGGTGACAGTCAAAGAGGAAGCAGAGGAAACTTGTGTTatgggtgatcagcagtctatggaggatgaGGAAATGAGGACAATAAAAATAGAAGAGGAGGAGACATGTGTGAGCAGCGATCAGCATTGCATGGAGGATGGTATTATAAGGGTGATTATTAAGGAGGAGGAGCTTTCTGTGGATATTGACAGAG ATGGACAGGATGTGGGTAACAACTCAGAGGGACGCTTTGTTTCAACTCCAGATGATACTGCAGAAGATAATGGAGTCACACAATATTCTCCAGGAGGAAACCTCATTGCTGGAAATAAACATTCAAAGAATTCAAGTCTTGTCAGACATCAGAAAGTTCATCCAGACAAGCGTCCATTTTCCTGTTCAGAATGTGAGAAACGTTTCTGTCAGAAAAGAGCCCTGCTGACACACCAGAGAGCTCACACGGGGGAGCGCCCTTTCTCCTGTTCAGTGTGTGACAAAGGTTTCACAAGGAAAGCAGAGCTTATAAAgcaccagagaattcacacaggagagcgcCCATTttgctgttcagagtgtgggaaggggTTCATTAGTAAAGGAGACCTCCTTAGGCACCATCGTACTCACACAGGGGAGCGGCCTCATTCATGTTCACAGTGCGGCAAAGGTTTCCATTGTAAAGCAGACCTCCTTGCGCACCATAAGAGCCACATAGGGGAgtttcctttttcatgttcagagtgtgggaaaggttttatgcaaaacgcctccctttttagacaccagaaaactcacacaggggaacggcctttttcatgttcacagtgtgggaaaggtttcactCAGAAAGAACACCTTCTTACTCACCAGAGAATCCACACGGGGGAGCGTCCTttttcatgtgctgaatgtgggaaatgtttcactgaGAAAGGAAGTCTTtttagacaccagaaaatccacaCAGGTGAACGTCCTTTTtcctgttcagaatgtgggaaagctTTCTCTGAGAAGGGACGTCTCCTTGCACACCAGAAAGGTCACTCAGGCGAGCggtctttttcatgttcagagtgtgggaagcaTTTCTTACGTAAGGAATGTCTgcttagacaccagagaagacatgcAGGGGATTATCCATTTTCATGTTTAAACTGTGgaaaaggttttatgaatagggcACAGCTACTTATACACCAGAacagtcacacaggagagcggcCTTTTTCCTGTTCAGTTTGTGGGAAGGATTTCATTAGTAAAGGAAACCTTGTTGCACACCAGAaaagtcacacaggtgagcgtaATTTtacttgttctgagtgtgggaaagattTCACCAGTAAAGCAAGCCTCCTTACACACCTCAGAAGTCACACTGGGGAGCGTCCTTTCTCCTGTACAGTGTGTGGTAAAAGTTTCATTCACAAAGGGGAGTTTATTAAACACCAGCGAAGACACACCGGCGATCATTCATGcacctgttcagagtgtgggaaaggattcATGAGTAAGGCAGACCTTCGCACACACCAATATATTCACACGGGAGAGAGACGGTTTaaatgctcagagtgtgggaaaggatttATTCATAAAAGACACCTCCTTGTGCATCAAAGAGTTCACACCGGTGAGCAGCCTttttcttgttcagagtgtgggaaacggtTTATTCACAAATACAGCCTTCTCAAACACCAGAAAGGCCACGCGGACGGGCGTACTTTTTCATGTGCGGACTGCGGAAAAAGTTACGTGGACAACAGAGACCTTCTTAGGCACCGTAAGATTCACACTGCTGAGAGGTTTTCATGTTCTGAGTGCGGGAAATCTTTTGTTTATAAAAGAGACCTTCTTACCCACCATAGAATTCACACTGGAgagcgtcctttttcatgttcagagtgtggggaaaGTTTTACTTGGAAACGAACACTAATTCAACATCAGAAAACGCATGCATGCTAA
- the LOC137534760 gene encoding zinc finger protein 271-like isoform X2, with the protein MLKNGTPLRSPGGSSNRNPPERCTGPLYSQNCTQEDHTIPHHYQTKNQITVKAEVKEDEEEMYMRGDEQSAEEGDDLQVTVKEEAEETCVMGDQQSMEDEEMRTIKIEEEETCVSSDQHCMEDGIIRVIIKEEELSVDIDRDDTAEDNGVTQYSPGGNLIAGNKHSKNSSLVRHQKVHPDKRPFSCSECEKRFCQKRALLTHQRAHTGERPFSCSVCDKGFTRKAELIKHQRIHTGERPFCCSECGKGFISKGDLLRHHRTHTGERPHSCSQCGKGFHCKADLLAHHKSHIGEFPFSCSECGKGFMQNASLFRHQKTHTGERPFSCSQCGKGFTQKEHLLTHQRIHTGERPFSCAECGKCFTEKGSLFRHQKIHTGERPFSCSECGKAFSEKGRLLAHQKGHSGERSFSCSECGKHFLRKECLLRHQRRHAGDYPFSCLNCGKGFMNRAQLLIHQNSHTGERPFSCSVCGKDFISKGNLVAHQKSHTGERNFTCSECGKDFTSKASLLTHLRSHTGERPFSCTVCGKSFIHKGEFIKHQRRHTGDHSCTCSECGKGFMSKADLRTHQYIHTGERRFKCSECGKGFIHKRHLLVHQRVHTGEQPFSCSECGKRFIHKYSLLKHQKGHADGRTFSCADCGKSYVDNRDLLRHRKIHTAERFSCSECGKSFVYKRDLLTHHRIHTGERPFSCSECGESFTWKRTLIQHQKTHAC; encoded by the exons ATGTTGAAGAATGGGACACCCCTCAGATCACCGG gtggatccagtaacagaaacccaccagagagatgtacaggtcctctttattcccagaattgtacacaggaagatcacaccatcccccaccattatcag ACTAAAAATCAGATCACTGTAAAAGCTGAGgtcaaagaagatgaagaagagatgtATATGAGAGGTGATGAGCAGTCTGCAGAGGAGGGTGACGACCTACAGGTGACAGTCAAAGAGGAAGCAGAGGAAACTTGTGTTatgggtgatcagcagtctatggaggatgaGGAAATGAGGACAATAAAAATAGAAGAGGAGGAGACATGTGTGAGCAGCGATCAGCATTGCATGGAGGATGGTATTATAAGGGTGATTATTAAGGAGGAGGAGCTTTCTGTGGATATTGACAGAG ATGATACTGCAGAAGATAATGGAGTCACACAATATTCTCCAGGAGGAAACCTCATTGCTGGAAATAAACATTCAAAGAATTCAAGTCTTGTCAGACATCAGAAAGTTCATCCAGACAAGCGTCCATTTTCCTGTTCAGAATGTGAGAAACGTTTCTGTCAGAAAAGAGCCCTGCTGACACACCAGAGAGCTCACACGGGGGAGCGCCCTTTCTCCTGTTCAGTGTGTGACAAAGGTTTCACAAGGAAAGCAGAGCTTATAAAgcaccagagaattcacacaggagagcgcCCATTttgctgttcagagtgtgggaaggggTTCATTAGTAAAGGAGACCTCCTTAGGCACCATCGTACTCACACAGGGGAGCGGCCTCATTCATGTTCACAGTGCGGCAAAGGTTTCCATTGTAAAGCAGACCTCCTTGCGCACCATAAGAGCCACATAGGGGAgtttcctttttcatgttcagagtgtgggaaaggttttatgcaaaacgcctccctttttagacaccagaaaactcacacaggggaacggcctttttcatgttcacagtgtgggaaaggtttcactCAGAAAGAACACCTTCTTACTCACCAGAGAATCCACACGGGGGAGCGTCCTttttcatgtgctgaatgtgggaaatgtttcactgaGAAAGGAAGTCTTtttagacaccagaaaatccacaCAGGTGAACGTCCTTTTtcctgttcagaatgtgggaaagctTTCTCTGAGAAGGGACGTCTCCTTGCACACCAGAAAGGTCACTCAGGCGAGCggtctttttcatgttcagagtgtgggaagcaTTTCTTACGTAAGGAATGTCTgcttagacaccagagaagacatgcAGGGGATTATCCATTTTCATGTTTAAACTGTGgaaaaggttttatgaatagggcACAGCTACTTATACACCAGAacagtcacacaggagagcggcCTTTTTCCTGTTCAGTTTGTGGGAAGGATTTCATTAGTAAAGGAAACCTTGTTGCACACCAGAaaagtcacacaggtgagcgtaATTTtacttgttctgagtgtgggaaagattTCACCAGTAAAGCAAGCCTCCTTACACACCTCAGAAGTCACACTGGGGAGCGTCCTTTCTCCTGTACAGTGTGTGGTAAAAGTTTCATTCACAAAGGGGAGTTTATTAAACACCAGCGAAGACACACCGGCGATCATTCATGcacctgttcagagtgtgggaaaggattcATGAGTAAGGCAGACCTTCGCACACACCAATATATTCACACGGGAGAGAGACGGTTTaaatgctcagagtgtgggaaaggatttATTCATAAAAGACACCTCCTTGTGCATCAAAGAGTTCACACCGGTGAGCAGCCTttttcttgttcagagtgtgggaaacggtTTATTCACAAATACAGCCTTCTCAAACACCAGAAAGGCCACGCGGACGGGCGTACTTTTTCATGTGCGGACTGCGGAAAAAGTTACGTGGACAACAGAGACCTTCTTAGGCACCGTAAGATTCACACTGCTGAGAGGTTTTCATGTTCTGAGTGCGGGAAATCTTTTGTTTATAAAAGAGACCTTCTTACCCACCATAGAATTCACACTGGAgagcgtcctttttcatgttcagagtgtggggaaaGTTTTACTTGGAAACGAACACTAATTCAACATCAGAAAACGCATGCATGCTAA